The following are encoded together in the Ovis aries strain OAR_USU_Benz2616 breed Rambouillet chromosome 15, ARS-UI_Ramb_v3.0, whole genome shotgun sequence genome:
- the LOC101120602 gene encoding olfactory receptor 52M1-like, giving the protein MFLSNNACLVPTSFWLTGIPGLESLHIWLSIPFSSMYLVAVVGNVTILAVIKLEHSLHQPMYFFLCMLAVIDLVLSTSTMPKLLAIFWFDAHHIDLDACLAQMFFIHCFATVESGIFLAMAFDRYVAICNPLRHTSVLTHTAVRHLGLAALLRGVLYIGPLPIMIRLRLPLYRTQIITHSYCEHMAVVTLACGDTTVNNVYGMGIGFLVLILDSLAITASYVMIFRTVMGLATPEARLKTLGTCSSHICAILVFYIPIAVSSLTHRFGHHVPPHIHILSANFYLLIPPILNPVVYAVRTKQIRERLLHILKTGAQSK; this is encoded by the coding sequence ATGTTCCTGTCTAATAATGCCTGCTTGGTGCCTACTTCTTTCTGGCTCACTGGCATCCCAGGGTTGGAATCTCTGCACATCTGGCTCTCCATCCCCTTCAGCTCCATGTACCTGGTGGCTGTGGTGGGGAACGTGACCATCTTGGCAGTGATAAAGTTGGAGCACAGCCTGCACCAGCCCATGTACTTCTTCTTGTGCATGTTGGCTGTCATTGACTTAGTCCTGTCAACCTCTACCATGCCCAAACTGCTAGCCATCTTCTGGTTTGATGCCCACCACATTGACCTGGATGCTTGTTTGGCCCAGATGTTCTTTATCCATTGTTTTGCCACTGTTGAGTCAGGCATCTTCCTTGCCATGGCTTTTGATCGCTACGTGGCCATCTGTAACCCACTACGCCACACCTCAGTGCTCACCCATACAGCAGTGAGACATTTGGGCTTGGCTGCTCTCCTCCGTGGAGTACTCTACATTGGACCCCTGCCTATAATGATTCGCCTGAGGCTACCCCTTTACCGGACCCAAATCATTACCCACTCCTACTGTGAGCACATGGCTGTGGTCACCTTGGCTTGTGGGGACACCACAGTTAACAACGTATATGGAATGGGAATTGGCTTCCTGGTATTGATCCTGGACTCATTAGCCATCACTGCCTCCTATGTGATGATTTTTAGAACGGTAATGGGGTTGGCCACCCCCGAGGCTAGGCTTAAAACCCTAGGTACATGCAGTTCTCATATTTGTGCTATCCTTGTCTTTTACATACCCATTGCTGTGTCCTCGCTCACTCACCGCTTTGGGCATCATGTCCCTCCCCATATTCATATCCTTTCGGCCAACTTTTacctcctcatcccacccatcCTCAATCCAGTTGTCTATGCTGTTCGCACTAAACAAATTCGAGAGAGACTTCTCCACATTCTAAAGACAGGGGCTCAATCCAAGTGA